A stretch of Methanobrevibacter sp. YE315 DNA encodes these proteins:
- the hdrC gene encoding ferredoxin:CoB-CoM heterodisulfide reductase subunit HdrC, translating into MQKITDSPIDFAEDIIEDVKNSKEDGVLKCVQCGMCTSTCPAARHSDYNPREIIERVLDGDMSILEDDCIWNCFYCYTCHSVCPVGNSVCEVNQILKQFAIKNEIGYDKLYEYMGFADSYFTAAIGAIPEIFFSDIDRDVPGWWDFRQNLDEIRKELELDPPLMPSKEVIDEVSKILTITGFKDKIEKIRDTQEADYEEHS; encoded by the coding sequence ATGCAAAAGATTACCGATTCACCAATTGATTTTGCAGAAGACATAATTGAAGATGTTAAAAACTCAAAAGAGGATGGGGTTTTAAAATGTGTGCAATGTGGAATGTGCACATCAACATGTCCTGCAGCACGCCACAGTGACTATAATCCACGTGAGATAATCGAAAGAGTATTGGACGGAGACATGTCAATTTTGGAAGATGATTGTATCTGGAACTGTTTTTACTGCTATACCTGCCATAGCGTATGTCCTGTAGGAAACAGCGTATGCGAAGTAAATCAGATTCTAAAACAGTTTGCAATAAAAAATGAAATAGGTTATGACAAGCTCTATGAATACATGGGATTTGCAGATTCCTACTTTACGGCAGCTATTGGTGCAATTCCCGAGATATTCTTCTCAGATATTGACCGTGATGTTCCGGGCTGGTGGGATTTCAGACAAAATTTAGATGAAATCAGAAAGGAATTGGAATTGGACCCTCCGTTAATGCCATCAAAGGAAGTTATTGATGAAGTAAGCAAAATATTAACGATTACGGGTTTTAAAGATAAAATAGAAAAGATAAGAGATACTCAGGAGGCAGATTATGAAGAACATTCCTGA
- the hdrB gene encoding ferredoxin:CoB-CoM heterodisulfide reductase subunit HdrB has translation MMKNIPDKDILLFRSCLVSVEYPGVEASTKFVFDKLGIDYAISEKQTCCTGLGHYSDVFDQIDTTAIGARNFKIAREIGRPNLVMMCATCYAINKKSVKLLNKKDDLRNHINKLFDDNGLSHLKYEKDDLKPTENIFHVVDILYGKKDEIKKHIKYDLSDYTIATHHGCHYCKVHYEDTIGGVRDPNIMDELIGECGCKTIGWYDHKRATCGTGFRQRYSNPELSFTATADKMNAIGDEDVDILVHLCPNCHIQFDRYQHLIGEREGRKFKAIHLNIAQFIALAMGGDLDKVIGQKAHTVPISSIIKDLKEVEK, from the coding sequence ATTATGAAGAACATTCCTGATAAAGATATTCTTTTATTTAGAAGCTGTCTTGTAAGCGTTGAATATCCCGGTGTGGAAGCATCAACAAAATTTGTCTTTGATAAATTAGGAATAGACTACGCGATTTCAGAAAAGCAGACCTGCTGCACTGGTTTGGGCCATTATTCCGATGTCTTTGACCAAATCGATACTACAGCTATTGGGGCACGCAATTTCAAAATCGCACGCGAAATAGGTCGCCCTAATCTTGTAATGATGTGCGCAACTTGTTACGCAATCAATAAGAAATCTGTAAAATTATTAAACAAGAAAGATGATTTGAGAAATCATATTAATAAATTATTTGACGATAACGGATTATCACACTTAAAATATGAAAAAGATGATTTAAAGCCTACCGAAAACATTTTTCATGTTGTAGATATCTTATATGGCAAAAAGGATGAAATTAAAAAGCATATAAAATATGATTTAAGTGATTACACCATAGCAACTCACCACGGATGCCATTATTGTAAAGTGCACTACGAAGACACTATCGGCGGTGTAAGGGATCCAAATATCATGGATGAGCTGATTGGGGAATGCGGATGCAAAACAATAGGATGGTATGATCACAAACGTGCAACATGCGGAACCGGTTTCAGGCAAAGGTATTCAAATCCAGAGCTGTCATTTACAGCAACAGCTGATAAGATGAACGCAATTGGAGATGAAGATGTTGATATTTTAGTACATTTATGTCCAAATTGCCATATCCAATTCGACAGGTATCAACATTTAATAGGTGAACGTGAAGGCAGAAAATTCAAGGCAATACACCTGAATATAGCACAATTTATAGCGTTGGCTATGGGTGGCGACTTGGATAAAGTAATCGGTCAGAAAGCACATA